From one Diprion similis isolate iyDipSimi1 chromosome 7, iyDipSimi1.1, whole genome shotgun sequence genomic stretch:
- the LOC124408205 gene encoding acyl-CoA Delta-9 desaturase-like isoform X4 — translation MEKHFLDRDVSRRICVCLYRIRFWTICCTDEMVDRFVGPHRHVCIRIRNDRGSSSPLEPPILQGKPHLTNHTDDTLLRRWAALQNPIFDWVKDHRVHHKYSETDADPHNAKRGFFFSHVGWLMVKRHPEYLRRQREVDLSDITADPVVMFNKKYARELYIIFCVAIPVAVPVIFWGETMLHAILTQCFIRYVVSLNFVWSTSSVAHLWGDRTYNRAINPRENSMVSLVTGGEGSHNYHHTFPWDYKASEWPYLRFNWTTLFIRGFSKIGWAYDLREPSPTLVKKVIQTIGHKSNVSSMVY, via the exons atggaaaaacattttcttgaTCGTGATGTTTCACGTCGGATTTGTGTTTGCTTGTACCGTATACGGTTTTGGACTATATGCTGTACGGATGAAATGGTTGACCGTTTTGTGGG TCCCCATCGTCATGTATGCATCAGGATTAGGAATGACCGCGGGAGCTCATCGCCTCTGGAGCCACCGATCCTACAAGGCAAACCTCACCTTACGAATCATACTGATGATACTTTACTCCGCCGCTGGGCTG CACTGCAGAATCCGATATTTGACTGGGTCAAGGATCACAGAGTCCACCACAAGTATTCCGAAACCGATGCAGATCCCCACAACGCGAAGCGAGGCTTCTTTTTCTCCCACGTTGGATGGCTTATGGTCAAACGACATCCCGAATACCTTCGTCGACAAAGGGAAGTTGACTTGAGCGATATCACCGCGGACCCAGTAGTCATGTTCAATAAGAA ATACGCGAGAGAACTGTACATCATATTTTGCGTCGCAATTCCGGTGGCAGTACCCGTTATATTTTGGGGTGAAACGATGCTGCATGCGATTTTGACTCAATGCTTCATACGCTATGTGGTGAGCCTCAATTTTGTTTGGAGCACCAGTAGTGTGGCACATCTTTGGGGCGATCGTACGTACAACAG AGCGATCAATCCTAGAGAAAACAGCATGGTTTCTTTGGTAACAGGCGGTGAAGGGTCCCACAATTATCACCACACGTTTCCCTGGGACTACAAGGCTTCCGAATGGCCATACCTGCGATTCAATTGGACAACATTATTCATTCgtggattttcgaaaattggaTGGGCGTATGATTTGCGAGAACCTTCACCTACCCTcgtgaaaaaagttatccagaCAATTGGTCATAAGTCTAACGTATCATCCATGGTTTATTAA
- the LOC124408205 gene encoding acyl-CoA Delta-9 desaturase-like isoform X5, whose amino-acid sequence MLADETYTLEQSREKVFNESNHAEPIKSEKIGQNLVWKNIFLIVMFHVGFVFACTVYGFGLYAVRMKWLTVLWVPIVMYASGLGMTAGAHRLWSHRSYKANLTLRIILMILYSAAGLNPIFDWVKDHRVHHKYSETDADPHNAKRGFFFSHVGWLMVKRHPEYLRRQREVDLSDITADPVVMFNKKAINPRENSMVSLVTGGEGSHNYHHTFPWDYKASEWPYLRFNWTTLFIRGFSKIGWAYDLREPSPTLVKKVIQTIGHKSNVSSMVY is encoded by the exons ATGCTTGCCGACGAGACTTACACATTGGAGCAATCGCGTGAAAAAGTATTTAATGAATCGAACCATGCAGAGCCAATTAAGTCGGAAAAGATTGGACAGAATTTAGTatggaaaaacattttcttgaTCGTGATGTTTCACGTCGGATTTGTGTTTGCTTGTACCGTATACGGTTTTGGACTATATGCTGTACGGATGAAATGGTTGACCGTTTTGTGGG TCCCCATCGTCATGTATGCATCAGGATTAGGAATGACCGCGGGAGCTCATCGCCTCTGGAGCCACCGATCCTACAAGGCAAACCTCACCTTACGAATCATACTGATGATACTTTACTCCGCCGCTGGGCTG AATCCGATATTTGACTGGGTCAAGGATCACAGAGTCCACCACAAGTATTCCGAAACCGATGCAGATCCCCACAACGCGAAGCGAGGCTTCTTTTTCTCCCACGTTGGATGGCTTATGGTCAAACGACATCCCGAATACCTTCGTCGACAAAGGGAAGTTGACTTGAGCGATATCACCGCGGACCCAGTAGTCATGTTCAATAAGAA AGCGATCAATCCTAGAGAAAACAGCATGGTTTCTTTGGTAACAGGCGGTGAAGGGTCCCACAATTATCACCACACGTTTCCCTGGGACTACAAGGCTTCCGAATGGCCATACCTGCGATTCAATTGGACAACATTATTCATTCgtggattttcgaaaattggaTGGGCGTATGATTTGCGAGAACCTTCACCTACCCTcgtgaaaaaagttatccagaCAATTGGTCATAAGTCTAACGTATCATCCATGGTTTATTAA
- the LOC124408199 gene encoding zinc finger CCCH domain-containing protein 13, giving the protein METEELTRLVDGIYKNILDKFNPGARQLINAGKAYLKALHGAAAASRVYVDALSRLARQAQLGTWGGSQDVGSALMRIVEVYKEIQEQEMNILKAFYVDLLVPLETNLEKDTKVVQSEQKRFLQQHKTRSETYSKAAATIKKQRKKSRGASKSGLAMDKELKNMQILEEEKSKLDAFCEQSLKNAMTQERRRYGFVLERQCSLAKHYASFHEVALAALHPSVDEWREVAGTREYLPQSVEDMFASRLRQVSFWPEDEENGGSELTLSSQLRKTRSMDSSCLELRLGPPPGNNTTQNHGAPLHHIALSRARSEANLHASSLSLGPEAPETPPRPRSMAPASRSSGMGGVGGVGTGGGWGDAPLARALFAYLSSGENQLSFLEGDLIALMGDRQKGWQFGENLRTQSSGWFPLAYTEIIIDETLGSPSRASNSGRTPEPRVVPPCKPPPSRPPVTPGVEEGTSSNSSHTPTNMSNSNSSQTITTPTSRQGKSMRPSGTLPSTLAGGRRVQPPVPPVPPPQAITSLHSSNDSGFSNEPPVHPDIDYSDDEAIRQRRKPRAERIADADRVQGTQQHHAREDEGTLTKEWQNDSWKTIPKDENSWQLYKNAVDLWDNVDQGTGAGDKPETRYQQYVEREREEPDAPRVATNPRAYARNSVERSSKTGGGDAYERNGDYSSDYEGRPRRPRERPNPNQRNKFRDEPASPPRYAQRRTTKVATQEQEYKTEKKGGPGKYGANEYTPRYENKAKKYYEDDVTDGNEQSGMSNVHRGYKPVAQCETPTEYDEDAKPETDSDEESTVTLPETGRKVEHIAQKLEQTAQKYARGLSPAKFVDTGAATELKEEYKDSQDDAEGRGYDRERERERERYFERERNVEKNRRVERASSRRFDERPRPPYEEAPDRPRLPAYRERRYSEKEEIYGETTAGRGRRETSGVDGKDRGYESNFETKLERSKVAEKLNRADHRGQSPLKFDKNGQKIADQNDTNNNNSNNNNTLQKNEKRFARHGIANFEVDAKGPKLVKRTKSFWRFRRDSDVLEGMALWQHRSLVDIPKMIKREEALERREDHARRTSTQDRDHSPGEREPEEAHRATRERPRDRERGVEDPKPAERIHKPERSGEQAFAEDFPTPAERPKVSERSEYRMQQQQQQHQQQHEERAYFVGNISRKAILENERKRSLEAKQNMVVAELKETNETKKSERRKKAYGDDDDGLIQNFSDTEASDEESTYSCIVVKDQVVAEKTLLPRTKLRKDGDRDKGWGRERDRERERDRDRDREREREREREGNTCGPWYDLWGVDPSVKNKKQ; this is encoded by the exons CTGAAGGCGTTCTACGTCGATTTACTCGTTCCGCTTGAGACAAATTTGGAAAAGGACACTAAAGTGGTTCAG AGCGAGCAGAAGAGATTTCTACAGCAGCACAAGACGCGATCGGAGACTTACAGCAAGGCTGCGGCTACCATAAAAAAACAGCGAAAGAAATCCAGAGGAGCGAGTAAGAGCGGACTGGCGATGGACAAGGAACTTAAGAACATGCAGATACTCGAGGAGGAAAAATCTAAGCTCGACGCTTTCTGCGAACAGAGTTTGAAGAAC GCGATGACTCAGGAGCGGAGGAGATACGGTTTCGTTTTGGAACGGCAATGCTCGTTGGCAAAGCATTACGCCAGTTTTCACGAGGTGGCCCTCGCGGCTCTTCATCCCTCGGTTGACGAGTGGCGCGAGGTTGCCGGGACTCGGGAGTACCTGCCGCAATCCGTCGAGGACATGTTCGCCTCTCGACTCAGG CAAGTCTCGTTCTGGCCCGAAGACGAGGAAAACGGCGGCTCGGAACTCACGCTTAGCTCCCAGTTACGCAAGACTCGAAGCATGGACAGTTCTTGTCTCGAATTGAGACTCGGACCGCCACCCGGAAATAACACGACTCAAAACCACGGGGCTCCTCTTCATCACATCGCTTTGTCACGAGCGCGATCCGAAGCCAATCTTCACGCCTCGAGCCTCTCTCTGGGTCCAG AGGCCCCCGAAACACCGCCGAGGCCAAGATCAATGGCCCCCGCATCTCGTAGCAGCGGAATGGGGGGCGTTGGTGGAGTTGGAACGGGGGGTGGTTGGGGTGACGCGCCTTTGGCGAGGGCGCTTTTCGCCTACCTTAGTTCGGGGGAGAACCAGCTGAGCTTCTTGGAGGGAGACTTGATCGCGCTGATGG GTGACAGACAGAAGGGATGGCAATTTGGGGAGAACCTGCGCACTCAAAGCTCAGGATGGTTCCCTCTCGCCTACACCGAGATCATCATCGACGAAACTCTTGG GTCGCCGTCTCGCGCTTCCAACAGCGGACGGACACCCGAGCCGAGAGTCGTACCGCCGTGCAAACCGCCGCCTTCTCGGCCCCCCGTCACTCCAGGAGTCGAGGAGGGCACCTCGAGCAACAGCAGCCACACACCCACCAACATGTCGAACAGCAACAGCTCCCAGACGATCACGACGCCGACGTCTCGACAAGGCAAATCC ATGCGGCCCTCCGGAACCCTGCCATCGACTTTGGCTGGCGGTCGCCGAGTCCAGCCTCCGGTGCCTCCGGTCCCACCACCCCAAGCCATCACCTCGTTGCACAGCAGCAACGACAGCGGATTCTCTAACGAGCCTCCGGTCCATCCGGACATCGATTACAGCGACGACGAGGCCATCAG GCAACGACGAAAACCCCGAGCAGAGAGAATCGCGGATGCTGACAGGGTGCAGGGGACTCAACAGCACCACGCGAGGGAGGACGAAGGCACGCTGACCAAGGAGTGGCAGAACGATTCCTGGAAGACCATACCGAAGGACGAAAACAGCTGGCAACTCTACAAGAACGCGGTGGATCTCTGGGACAACGTCGATCAGGGTACGGGAGCTGGCGATAAGCCGGAAACGCGGTATCAGCAGTACGTCGAGCGGGAACGCGAGGAACCCGATGCCCCAAGGGTCGCGACGAACCCCCGAGCCTATGCAAGGAACTCGGTAGAGCGAAGCAGCAAGACGGGGGGTGGCGATGCTTACGAGCGAAACGGGGACTACTCCAGCGACTACGAAGGGCGGCCCCGGCGACCCAGGGAACGACCGAACCCCAACCAGCGGAACAAGTTCCGGGACGAACCCGCGAGTCCTCCGCGATACGCGCAGCGAAGAACGACGAAGGTCGCGACGCAGGAGCAGGAATACAAGACGGAGAAGAAAGGCGGGCCCGGGAAGTACGGAGCCAATGAGTACACTCCGAGGTACGAGAACAAGGCGAAGAAGTACTACGAGGACGACGTTACCGACGGGAACGAGCAGAGTGGAATGAGCAATGTGCACCGGGGGTATAAGCCAGTAGCACAGTGCGAAACCCCGACGGAGTACGACGAGGATGCTAAGCCGGAGACGGACTCCGACGAGGAGAGCACCGTAACGCTACCGGAAACCGGACGCAAGGTCGAGCACATTGCTCAGAAGCTTGAACAGACCGCGCAGAAGTACGCACGGGGCTTGAGTCCGGCTAAATTCGTTGATACGGGGGCTGCTACCGAGCTCAAGGAGGAGTACAAGGACTCTCAGGACGACGCCGAGGGCAGAGGTTACGACAGGGAACgcgagagggagagggaaCGGTACTTCGAGAGGGAGAGGAACGTCGAGAAGAATCGGAGGGTGGAACGAGCTTCGAGTCGACGTTTCGACGAGAGGCCGAGACCGCCGTACGAAGAGGCGCCGGATCGGCCGAGACTTCCGGCTTACAGGGAACGACGGTATTCGGAGAAGGAAGAGATTTACGGGGAGACTACGGCTGGCAGGGGGAGACGTGAGACTTCCGGTGTAGACGGCAAGGATCGCGGGTACGAGTCTAACTTCGAGACGAAACTGGAGCGCAGCAAAGTCGCGGAGAAGTTGAACAGGGCCGATCACCGCGGGCAGAGTCCTCTTAAGTTTGACAAAAACGGGCAGAAGATCGCCGATCAGAATGACACGAACAACAACaatagcaacaacaacaacaccttgcagaaaaacgagaaacgcTTCGCCCGTCATGGGATTGCGAACTTCGAAGTAGACGCCAAGGGGCCGAAACTCGTTAAGCGGACCAAGTCCTTCTGGCGATTCCGTCGCGACTCGGACGTCCTCGAGGGCATGGCACTCTGGCAGCATCGCTCCCTCGTCGACATACCGAAGATGATTAAACGCGAGGAGGCTCTCGAACGACGGGAGGATCACGCGCGTAGGACCTCGACGCAGGATCGCGACCATTCGCCGGGGGAACGGGAACCCGAAGAAGCACATCGGGCGACCAGGGAACGGCCACGTGACCGGGAAAGGGGGGTGGAGGATCCGAAACCCGCCGAGAGAATACACAAGCCGGAAAGATCCGGGGAACAAGCTTTTGCTGAGGATTTTCCTACTCCCGCGGAAAGACCGAAGGTCAGCGAAAGGTCCGAGTATCGgatgcagcagcaacaacagcagcaccagcagcagcacgaGGAGCGCGCCTATTTCGTGGGGAATATATCGAGGAAGGCGATACTGGAGAATGAGAGAAAGCGCAGCCTCGAGGCCAAGCAGAATATGGTCGTCGCTGAACTGAAGGAGACCAACGAGACGAAGAAAAGCGAACGCCGGAAGAAGGCCtacggcgacgacgacgacggtctCATTCAGAATTTCTCCGACACCGAGGCTTCCGACGAAGAGTCCACCTACAGCTGCATCGTTGTCAAGGATCAGGTTGTCGCTGAGAAAACTTTACTACCAAGGACCAAACTCCGCAAGGACGGGGACAGGGATAAAGGGTGGGGACGGGAGAGGGACagggaaagggaaagggaCAGAGATAGGGATagggaaagggaaagggaaagggaaagggaGGGAAACACTTGCGGGCCTTGGTACGATCTCTGGGGGGTCGATCCTTCCGTAAAGAATAAGAAACAGTAA
- the LOC124408205 gene encoding acyl-CoA Delta-9 desaturase-like isoform X1 gives MLADETYTLEQSREKVFNESNHAEPIKSEKIGQNLVWKNIFLIVMFHVGFVFACTVYGFGLYAVRMKWLTVLWVPIVMYASGLGMTAGAHRLWSHRSYKANLTLRIILMILYSAAGLNPIFDWVKDHRVHHKYSETDADPHNAKRGFFFSHVGWLMVKRHPEYLRRQREVDLSDITADPVVMFNKKYARELYIIFCVAIPVAVPVIFWGETMLHAILTQCFIRYVVSLNFVWSTSSVAHLWGDRTYNRAINPRENSMVSLVTGGEGSHNYHHTFPWDYKASEWPYLRFNWTTLFIRGFSKIGWAYDLREPSPTLVKKVIQTIGHKSNVSSMVY, from the exons ATGCTTGCCGACGAGACTTACACATTGGAGCAATCGCGTGAAAAAGTATTTAATGAATCGAACCATGCAGAGCCAATTAAGTCGGAAAAGATTGGACAGAATTTAGTatggaaaaacattttcttgaTCGTGATGTTTCACGTCGGATTTGTGTTTGCTTGTACCGTATACGGTTTTGGACTATATGCTGTACGGATGAAATGGTTGACCGTTTTGTGGG TCCCCATCGTCATGTATGCATCAGGATTAGGAATGACCGCGGGAGCTCATCGCCTCTGGAGCCACCGATCCTACAAGGCAAACCTCACCTTACGAATCATACTGATGATACTTTACTCCGCCGCTGGGCTG AATCCGATATTTGACTGGGTCAAGGATCACAGAGTCCACCACAAGTATTCCGAAACCGATGCAGATCCCCACAACGCGAAGCGAGGCTTCTTTTTCTCCCACGTTGGATGGCTTATGGTCAAACGACATCCCGAATACCTTCGTCGACAAAGGGAAGTTGACTTGAGCGATATCACCGCGGACCCAGTAGTCATGTTCAATAAGAA ATACGCGAGAGAACTGTACATCATATTTTGCGTCGCAATTCCGGTGGCAGTACCCGTTATATTTTGGGGTGAAACGATGCTGCATGCGATTTTGACTCAATGCTTCATACGCTATGTGGTGAGCCTCAATTTTGTTTGGAGCACCAGTAGTGTGGCACATCTTTGGGGCGATCGTACGTACAACAG AGCGATCAATCCTAGAGAAAACAGCATGGTTTCTTTGGTAACAGGCGGTGAAGGGTCCCACAATTATCACCACACGTTTCCCTGGGACTACAAGGCTTCCGAATGGCCATACCTGCGATTCAATTGGACAACATTATTCATTCgtggattttcgaaaattggaTGGGCGTATGATTTGCGAGAACCTTCACCTACCCTcgtgaaaaaagttatccagaCAATTGGTCATAAGTCTAACGTATCATCCATGGTTTATTAA